From the genome of Symphalangus syndactylus isolate Jambi chromosome 7, NHGRI_mSymSyn1-v2.1_pri, whole genome shotgun sequence, one region includes:
- the NPM1 gene encoding nucleophosmin isoform X5, with protein sequence MEDSMDMDMSPLRPQNYLFGCELKADKDYHFKVDNDENEHQLSLRTVSLGAGAKDELHIVEAEAMNYEGSPIKVTLATLKMSVQPTVSLGGFEITPPVVLRLKCGSGPVHISGQHLVAVEEDAESEDEEEEDVKLLSISGKRSAPGGGSKVPQKKVKLAADEDDDDDDEDDDDEDDDDDDFDDEEAEEKAPVKKSIRDTPAKNAQKSNQNGKDSKPSSTPRSKGQESFKKQEKTPKTPKGPSSVEDIKAKMQASIEKAH encoded by the exons ATGGAAGATTCGATGGACATGGACATGAGCCCCCTGAGGCCCCAGAACTATCTTTTCG GTTGTGAACTAAAGGCCGACAAAGATTATCACTTTAAGGTGGATAATGATGAAAATGAGCACCAGTTATCTTTAAGAACG GTCAGTTTAGGGGCTGGTGCAAAGGATGAGTTGCACATTGTTGAAGCAGAGGCAATGAATTACGAAGGCAGTCCAATTAAAGTAACACTGGCAACTTTGAAAATGTCTGTACAGCCAACG GTTTCCCTGGGGGGCTTTGAAATAACACCACCAGTGGTCTTAAGGTTGAAGTGTGGTTCAGGGCCAGTGCATATTAGTGGACAGCACTTAGTAg CTGTCGAGGAGGATGCAGAGTcagaagatgaagaggaggaggatgtgAAACTCTTAAGTATATCTGGAAAGCGGTCTGCCCCTGGAGGTGGTAGCAAGGTTCCACAG aaaaaagtaaaacttgctgctgatgaagatgatgatgatgatgatgaagatgatgatgatgaaga tgatgatgatgatgattttgatgatgaggaagctgaagaaaAAGCGCCAGTGAAGAAA TCTATACGAGATACTCCAGCCAAAAATGCACAAAAGTCAAATCAGAATGGAAAAGACTCAAAACCATCATCAACACCAAGATCAAAA ggaCAAGAATCcttcaaaaaacaggaaaaaactcctaaaacaccaaaaggaccGAGTTCTGTAGAAGACATTAAAGCAAAAATGCAAGCAAGTATAGAAAAA
- the NPM1 gene encoding nucleophosmin isoform X6, which yields MEDSMDMDMSPLRPQNYLFGCELKADKDYHFKVDNDENEHQLSLRTVSLGAGAKDELHIVEAEAMNYEGSPIKVTLATLKMSVQPTVSLGGFEITPPVVLRLKCGSGPVHISGQHLVAVEEDAESEDEEEEDVKLLSISGKRSAPGGGSKVPQKKVKLAADEDDDDDDEDDDDEDDDDDDFDDEEAEEKAPVKKGQESFKKQEKTPKTPKGPSSVEDIKAKMQASIEKAH from the exons ATGGAAGATTCGATGGACATGGACATGAGCCCCCTGAGGCCCCAGAACTATCTTTTCG GTTGTGAACTAAAGGCCGACAAAGATTATCACTTTAAGGTGGATAATGATGAAAATGAGCACCAGTTATCTTTAAGAACG GTCAGTTTAGGGGCTGGTGCAAAGGATGAGTTGCACATTGTTGAAGCAGAGGCAATGAATTACGAAGGCAGTCCAATTAAAGTAACACTGGCAACTTTGAAAATGTCTGTACAGCCAACG GTTTCCCTGGGGGGCTTTGAAATAACACCACCAGTGGTCTTAAGGTTGAAGTGTGGTTCAGGGCCAGTGCATATTAGTGGACAGCACTTAGTAg CTGTCGAGGAGGATGCAGAGTcagaagatgaagaggaggaggatgtgAAACTCTTAAGTATATCTGGAAAGCGGTCTGCCCCTGGAGGTGGTAGCAAGGTTCCACAG aaaaaagtaaaacttgctgctgatgaagatgatgatgatgatgatgaagatgatgatgatgaaga tgatgatgatgatgattttgatgatgaggaagctgaagaaaAAGCGCCAGTGAAGAAA ggaCAAGAATCcttcaaaaaacaggaaaaaactcctaaaacaccaaaaggaccGAGTTCTGTAGAAGACATTAAAGCAAAAATGCAAGCAAGTATAGAAAAA